The following are from one region of the Deltaproteobacteria bacterium genome:
- a CDS encoding ABC transporter permease produces the protein MIGLDSWQEIVVALKRNKFRTLLTAMSVFWGVFMLIVMLGLGKGFEHGTRKNVSGLVTRSLYIWSERTSIPYQGLQPGRYVRFNNDDIDAIARISGIEYVAPRLRLGIWRDEQVTASKHTGTFRVTGDVVDFKFVEPFLIERGRYFNDRDLNEARKIAVIGVDANKLLFLDTDPIGKYIQIRGVNFQVVGTIDSDKGGLLGDRVRSAVIIPFSTCQQAFNMRNSVHWFALTLSPSAPAIDTENIVKSTLRLRHQVHPDDLQAIGSFNGAEKFDQLASLFDGIEKFVWFVGMLTLLAGILGVSNILLVTVKKRTREFGIRKALGATPIAIIAMVTKEAIALTSIAGYAGLVAGVGLLDVISRVVSQIKDAPLNQPEVDFNTAVLAVVVLMISGALAGLLPARYAARINPVEALRAE, from the coding sequence ATGATCGGGTTAGATTCTTGGCAAGAAATTGTTGTTGCTCTTAAACGCAACAAGTTTCGTACGCTACTTACCGCTATGAGTGTTTTTTGGGGCGTATTTATGCTCATTGTTATGCTCGGACTTGGTAAAGGGTTTGAACACGGCACCCGCAAAAATGTTAGTGGTTTAGTCACTCGCAGCTTGTACATATGGAGTGAGCGCACCTCGATACCATATCAAGGTTTACAACCTGGTCGTTATGTTCGTTTTAACAACGATGATATTGATGCTATCGCTCGCATATCTGGTATTGAATACGTCGCCCCACGACTTCGTTTAGGTATCTGGCGTGATGAGCAAGTTACGGCGAGCAAACACACCGGTACTTTTCGGGTCACTGGTGATGTTGTCGATTTCAAGTTTGTTGAACCATTTTTAATAGAACGCGGACGCTATTTTAATGATCGCGACCTTAATGAAGCGCGCAAAATCGCAGTTATAGGTGTCGACGCCAACAAATTACTTTTTCTTGATACTGACCCAATCGGTAAATATATACAAATTAGAGGAGTAAATTTTCAAGTCGTTGGTACAATAGATTCTGATAAAGGCGGGCTCTTGGGTGACCGTGTTCGCTCAGCGGTAATTATTCCTTTTTCTACCTGTCAGCAGGCCTTTAATATGCGCAATAGCGTTCATTGGTTTGCCTTGACTCTGTCGCCCTCGGCCCCTGCAATTGATACTGAAAATATTGTTAAAAGCACACTACGATTACGGCATCAAGTACATCCAGACGATCTACAAGCCATAGGCTCTTTTAATGGAGCCGAAAAGTTTGATCAACTAGCCTCGCTTTTTGATGGCATTGAAAAATTTGTTTGGTTTGTTGGCATGCTTACACTGCTAGCGGGTATCCTCGGCGTCAGCAATATTTTGTTAGTGACGGTAAAAAAACGTACCCGCGAGTTTGGTATTCGTAAAGCTTTGGGGGCAACACCTATAGCTATTATCGCAATGGTTACTAAAGAAGCTATCGCGCTCACCTCAATTGCTGGTTATGCTGGCTTAGTAGCTGGTGTGGGTTTGCTTGATGTCATATCACGTGTTGTAAGCCAAATAAAAGATGCACCACTTAATCAACCTGAAGTTGATTTTAATACTGCTGTGCTTGCTGTTGTAGTGCTCATGATTTCTGGAGCACTAGCTGGTCTACTACCAGCTCGTTACGCAGCTCGCATTAACCCTGTTGAAGCATTGAGGGCCGAATGA
- a CDS encoding ABC transporter permease — MLFEHFAEIINVLRRNKLRTLLTALSVSWGMLMLALLLGAGNGLENGVRWEFRRNDLATIWVWTSRTSIAYAGRQPGRDIKLTNDDYEAIKREIPGVKVISGKYSFWGEFQVKVGTKHSAFTVNGVHPGLLTIEQIELLRGRFINQADINHRRKIAIIGSKVSEILFAKKNPLGELIEIRSQNYHVVGEFADEGSEADQRTIYVPITTTQLAYQEPNRIHALAFTVGNVSVTQSQHIAEQVLSMLRIRHHVAPNDLRAIQLYNNLKEYNKIMQIILWVRVFMWIVGAGTLLAGVVGISNIMLIAVEERTREFGIRRALGATFKSIVGTVMVEAALITTLSGYAGLVSGVFLIELAGSFLKNTPYMRSPSVDIGVTLVAAGLLVLAGIFAGLFPALRAARINPVEALREGQ, encoded by the coding sequence ATGTTATTTGAACATTTTGCTGAAATAATAAATGTACTGCGACGCAACAAACTTCGCACCCTTCTCACTGCACTTAGTGTAAGTTGGGGCATGCTCATGTTAGCATTACTGCTCGGTGCAGGTAATGGCCTTGAAAATGGGGTACGTTGGGAATTTAGAAGAAATGACCTTGCTACTATTTGGGTATGGACTTCGCGTACAAGTATAGCTTATGCAGGCCGCCAACCTGGACGCGATATAAAATTAACCAACGATGATTATGAAGCGATAAAACGCGAAATCCCCGGGGTTAAAGTCATCTCAGGTAAATATAGTTTTTGGGGAGAATTTCAAGTAAAAGTTGGCACCAAACATTCAGCTTTTACAGTCAATGGAGTGCATCCGGGTTTGCTAACCATTGAACAAATAGAATTGCTACGTGGCCGCTTTATCAATCAAGCAGATATTAACCATCGACGTAAAATTGCCATTATTGGTTCTAAAGTTAGTGAAATCCTCTTTGCAAAAAAAAATCCGCTTGGTGAGCTAATAGAAATTCGTAGTCAAAATTATCATGTTGTCGGCGAGTTTGCAGATGAGGGTAGCGAAGCCGATCAAAGAACAATTTATGTGCCAATAACTACAACACAATTAGCTTACCAAGAACCCAATCGTATACACGCCTTAGCCTTTACTGTTGGTAATGTTAGCGTTACACAAAGCCAACATATTGCTGAGCAAGTGTTAAGTATGTTGCGTATACGTCATCATGTTGCACCCAATGATCTCCGCGCTATTCAGCTTTATAACAATCTCAAAGAGTACAACAAAATTATGCAAATAATCTTATGGGTGCGGGTTTTTATGTGGATAGTTGGCGCTGGTACCCTTTTAGCCGGTGTCGTTGGTATCAGCAATATCATGTTAATTGCCGTTGAAGAGCGTACCCGTGAGTTTGGTATTCGTCGGGCTCTCGGGGCAACCTTTAAATCTATCGTGGGTACCGTGATGGTGGAAGCGGCCTTAATCACCACCCTGTCTGGATATGCTGGTCTAGTTAGTGGTGTATTTTTAATAGAATTAGCTGGAAGCTTTCTTAAAAACACTCCGTATATGCGTTCACCCTCGGTAGATATTGGGGTTACCTTAGTAGCTGCTGGTTTATTAGTGCTTGCCGGTATCTTTGCCGGCCTGTTTCCGGCATTACGCGCCGCTCGCATTAACCCGGTTGAAGCTTTACGTGAGGGGCAATAA
- a CDS encoding ABC transporter ATP-binding protein, with translation MIHLKKINKSYQSGPTALHVLRDINLNIKAGDFVSIMGPSGSGKSTLLNILGILDNYDTGEYYLDTQLVKNLSDSEAACYRNRFIGFVFQAFNLLSFKTALENVALPLYYQGIPRRRRHQQALDYLTQVDLADRAHHYPNELSGGQCQRVAIARALITQPKLLLADEPTGALDTTTSHELLDLFNSLNKAGLTILVVTHEHDIAERTHRTIHLRDGQVVDDNP, from the coding sequence ATGATTCATTTAAAAAAAATTAATAAATCTTACCAAAGCGGGCCGACAGCGCTGCATGTTTTACGCGATATAAACCTAAATATTAAAGCTGGTGATTTTGTTTCAATAATGGGTCCTTCAGGTTCAGGCAAATCGACTTTACTAAATATTCTTGGTATTCTCGATAATTACGACACTGGTGAATACTATTTAGATACTCAATTAGTTAAAAACTTAAGCGATAGTGAGGCAGCGTGCTATCGCAATCGTTTTATTGGTTTTGTGTTTCAAGCCTTTAACCTTTTATCATTTAAAACTGCTTTAGAAAATGTGGCTCTACCCCTCTACTATCAAGGCATCCCACGGCGACGACGTCATCAACAAGCTTTAGATTATTTAACGCAGGTTGATTTAGCTGACCGTGCTCATCATTACCCCAATGAATTATCTGGCGGTCAATGCCAACGAGTAGCAATTGCTCGCGCTTTAATTACTCAACCAAAACTCTTATTAGCTGATGAACCTACAGGCGCGCTCGATACTACTACCTCACATGAATTACTCGACTTGTTTAATTCACTCAACAAAGCTGGACTAACTATTCTTGTGGTCACTCACGAACACGATATTGCCGAACGCACCCACCGCACTATTCATTTACGCGATGGCCAAGTGGTCGACGATAATCCTTAA
- a CDS encoding PilZ domain-containing protein codes for MNLVSIPNEAERRRRPRVPVELNIEALDNGPDLLAHDIGIGGMLVSTMHPRWPGQHIRVRFNLPTGGRAIRATCRVLDLVEVPKGIGLSLQFLALAPKAQLEILRFVNMRLKGQTKEQPQLH; via the coding sequence ATGAATCTCGTATCAATTCCTAATGAAGCTGAGCGTCGCCGTCGTCCGCGCGTACCCGTAGAACTTAACATTGAAGCCCTTGATAATGGTCCTGATTTGCTGGCTCATGATATTGGCATAGGCGGCATGTTAGTGTCGACTATGCATCCGCGTTGGCCGGGGCAACACATACGAGTGCGTTTTAATTTGCCAACCGGTGGTCGTGCGATTCGTGCTACTTGTCGTGTATTAGATTTAGTTGAAGTGCCAAAAGGTATAGGTTTGTCGTTGCAGTTTTTGGCGTTAGCCCCTAAGGCACAATTAGAAATTTTACGTTTTGTAAATATGCGGCTTAAGGGTCAAACCAAAGAGCAGCCGCAGCTACACTAA
- a CDS encoding trypsin-like peptidase domain-containing protein translates to MPYRICIMSLLLIPQLSFAAPQHLWSERPTGSKYLGSKPPPDFAALADQLVPAVVSIQVEHKVMARTQKLPYEFFFGPDVPREYRNKGIGSGFFISQDGLILTNYHVVENADLIEVTYASKDGIEKTLTGKVLGTAPAYDVALIQAAKIKNAPVAFLGNSDSVRIGQWVVAIGNPFGLSHSVSVGIISAKERRDIAPSGRVGLYDFLQTDASINPGNSGGPLINAQGEVIGINSAVNSAGAGIGFAIPINMVKAMLPDLKNKGKFVRSWMGIRIQPLSTELAESYGLTQTMGALVADVKPNGPAGNAGIKVGDIILAFADEQVKTASDLPLLASMAGIDKPISIKIWRNKQEITLTMKLSEFPTNEERIAEGSSEAGDGLGLIVSDITAELRREFHLEQVSGVVVKTVDAASPAERAGLMAGDIINGINGQNISRARELKNYVDNTKSGDLLRFLIQRKELQQFIAIHKP, encoded by the coding sequence ATGCCTTACCGCATTTGTATTATGAGCCTTTTGCTTATTCCGCAATTATCCTTTGCTGCTCCACAACATCTCTGGTCAGAACGCCCTACCGGTTCGAAATATTTAGGCAGTAAACCACCTCCTGATTTTGCTGCTTTGGCCGACCAACTTGTACCTGCCGTGGTAAGCATTCAAGTCGAACATAAAGTCATGGCACGCACGCAAAAGCTGCCTTATGAATTTTTCTTTGGTCCTGATGTTCCCCGCGAATATCGTAATAAAGGCATCGGCAGCGGTTTTTTCATTTCTCAAGATGGATTAATTCTCACCAACTATCATGTAGTTGAAAATGCTGATCTTATTGAAGTTACCTACGCAAGCAAAGATGGCATTGAAAAAACTTTAACCGGTAAAGTCCTTGGTACGGCCCCTGCGTATGATGTTGCTTTAATACAAGCTGCAAAGATCAAAAATGCACCTGTAGCTTTTTTAGGTAATTCAGATTCTGTGCGTATCGGGCAATGGGTTGTTGCTATTGGTAATCCCTTTGGACTCTCACATTCAGTCTCCGTAGGTATTATTTCAGCCAAAGAACGCCGGGATATTGCTCCATCAGGTCGTGTTGGCCTTTATGACTTTTTACAAACCGATGCTTCGATCAATCCTGGCAATTCTGGTGGTCCGCTTATCAATGCTCAAGGCGAAGTCATTGGCATTAATTCTGCCGTTAATTCAGCAGGTGCGGGCATTGGTTTTGCCATACCAATTAACATGGTAAAAGCCATGCTACCTGATCTAAAAAATAAAGGTAAATTCGTCCGTAGTTGGATGGGTATTCGCATTCAACCGCTCAGCACCGAGTTAGCCGAAAGTTATGGCCTTACTCAAACTATGGGCGCCTTAGTTGCTGATGTAAAACCAAATGGTCCGGCCGGCAACGCTGGCATAAAAGTTGGTGATATCATTTTAGCTTTTGCTGACGAACAAGTAAAAACTGCTAGTGATTTACCACTATTAGCCAGTATGGCCGGAATAGATAAGCCCATTAGCATAAAAATTTGGCGCAATAAACAAGAAATAACATTAACCATGAAATTATCTGAATTTCCTACTAACGAAGAAAGAATTGCCGAAGGTTCATCAGAAGCTGGCGATGGTTTAGGCTTAATAGTGTCAGATATCACCGCAGAACTTAGACGAGAATTTCATCTCGAGCAGGTATCTGGAGTAGTTGTCAAAACAGTAGATGCCGCAAGCCCAGCAGAACGCGCTGGTCTCATGGCTGGCGACATTATTAATGGTATAAATGGACAAAACATTAGCCGAGCCCGTGAGTTAAAAAATTATGTGGATAATACTAAATCTGGGGATTTACTACGCTTTTTAATCCAACGAAAAGAATTGCAACAATTTATTGCGATCCATAAACCTTAA